One genomic window of Elaeis guineensis isolate ETL-2024a chromosome 2, EG11, whole genome shotgun sequence includes the following:
- the LOC105048176 gene encoding uncharacterized protein, which yields MGRSKGGATSRYRFPASDEAGGDHIECSGRSCRSCIAVLLADCIALGCCPCAVVSLLALALFKVPWVVGRRCLRSLKKRRGLMKKRVRDEGEGEHGGEMGRKRIEMDIMGMGLGDDRNMGSSDFGFGDERVWEELYEVGHWGFGRVSFSGLPGEGPLGKGDGICCSKCPCHFRCS from the coding sequence ATGGGAAGATCCAAGGGTGGCGCGACGTCGAGATACCGGTTTCCAGCATCCGATGAGGCCGGTGGCGACCACATCGAATGCTCCGGTCGCTCGTGCCGGTCATGCATCGCGGTCCTTCTCGCCGACTGCATCGCGTTGGGCTGCTGCCCGTGTGCGGTGGTGAGCTTGTTAGCCTTGGCCTTGTTCAAGGTCCCTTGGGTGGTGGGGAGGAGGTGCTTGAGATCATTGAAGAAAAGGAGGGGGTTGATGAAAAAAAGGGTGAGagatgagggagagggagagcATGGTGGAGAGATGGGAAGAAAGAGGATCGAGATGGATATTATGGGGATGGGGTTGGGAGACGATAGGAATATGGGAAGTTCGGATTTTGGGTTTGGGGATGAGAGGGTGTGGGAGGAGTTGTATGAGGTTGGGCATTGGGGGTTTGGGAGGGTGTCCTTCTCGGGATTGCCAGGGGAGGGACCTTTAGGGAAGGGAGATGGGATATGCTGCTCAAAATGCCCCTGCCATTTTAGGTGTAGCTGA
- the LOC105048184 gene encoding scopoletin glucosyltransferase, translated as MGSATGDPHILFFPFLAPGHIIPAVDLAKLFASRGVKTTVITTPGNAPSIQPSIDQANDSCSLRHPIALSLLPFPAAEAGLPAGCENPIAIPLTNLDMRARFVAAIELLQQPFARLLRELLPDAVVTDFLLPWTQDVAAELAVPRLVFHGTSLFFLCASHSIDRFKVLESVPPGSAESFVLHGLPHRIEMRRSQIQDFSKMPGIMEFYDRCKNSEERSYGVVANSYYELEPDYAEHYRKVVGRRVWNVGPVSFCNGNEIEKSRRGDKTSIDCNQCLSWLNTKKPGSVVYVCFGSMYKLPIAQIREIALGLEALDTPFILVVRDVRGNDSDWLPQGFEDEVAGREKGLIIRGWAPQILILNHEAVGGFVTHCGWNSCLEGVSAGVPMITWPMYAEQFFNERLIVEVLKVGVGVGVKEYADLGEERRVVAGEEIRMAVGRVMDGGEEAEEMRRRARELAEMARRAVEEGGSSYVELGELIQELIERRKTAGTE; from the coding sequence ATGGGCTCAGCCACTGGAGACCCTCAcatcctcttcttccccttcttggcCCCGGGCCACATCATCCCCGCCGTCGACTTGGCCAAGCTGTTCGCCTCCCGCGGCGTGAAAACCACCGTCATCACCACCCCGGGCAACGCCCCCTCCATCCAGCCCTCCATCGACCAAGCCAATGACTCCTGTTCCCTCCGCCACCCCATCGCCCTCTCCCTCCTCCCCTTCCCCGCCGCCGAGGCCGGCCTCCCCGCCGGCTGCGAGAACCCGATCGCCATCCCCCTCACGAACCTCGACATGCGGGCCAGATTCGTGGCTGCAATCGAGCTCCTCCAACAGCCGTTCGCCCGACTCCTCAGAGAGTTACTCCCCGACGCGGTCGTCACCGACTTCTTACTTCCCTGGACACAAGACGTCGCCGCCGAGCTTGCCGTGCCGCGCCTCGTGTTCCATGGTACCAGTCTCTTCTTCCTCTGCGCCTCCCACAGCATAGACCGCTTCAAAGTCCTGGAGTCCGTCCCGCCCGGCAGCGCCGAGTCCTTTGTCCTTCACGGCCTCCCCCACCGGATCGAGATGCGGAGATCCCAAATCCAGGACTTCAGCAAGATGCCCGGAATTATGGAGTTTTACGACCGGTGCAAGAATTCTGAGGAGCGGAGCTACGGCGTGGTGGCCAATAGCTACTACGAGCTAGAGCCAGATTACGCCGAACACTATAGAAAGGTGGTGGGTAGAAGGGTGTGGAACGTCGGTCCGGTGTCGTTCTGCAACGGAAATGAGATCGAGAAGTCTCGAAGGGGAGATAAGACCTCCATCGATTGCAACCAGTGCTTGAGCTGGTTAAACACCAAGAAGCCGGGCTCGGTGGTCTACGTTTGTTTTGGGAGCATGTACAAATTACCCATAGCTCAAATCAGAGAGATTGCTTTGGGTCTCGAGGCCTTGGACACACCGTTTATTTTGGTGGTGAGAGATGTTCGTGGAAATGACTCGGACTGGCTGCCGCAAGGGTTCGAGGACGAAGTGGCGGGAAGGGAGAAGGGACTGATCATTAGAGGATGGGCGCCGCAGATACTCATATTGAATCATGAGGCTGTTGGGGGATTTGTGACGCACTGTGGGTGGAATTCTTGCTTGGAGGGTGTGAGTGCCGGGGTGCCGATGATCACCTGGCCGATGTACGCCGAGCAGTTTTTTAACGAGAGGTTGATAGTGGAGGTGTTGAAGGTTGGGGTTGGGGTCGGAGTGAAGGAGTACGCAGATCTTGGTGAGGAAAGGAGGGTGGTGGCAGGGGAGGAGATAAGGATGGCGGTGGGGAGGGTGATGGACGGGGGAGAAGAGGCTGAGGAGATGAGGAGGAGGGCGAGGGAGCTTGCAGAGATGGCAAGGAGAGCGGTGGAGGAGGGTGGCTCGTCTTATGTCGAGCTGGGGGAGCTTATCCAGGAGCTGATTGAGAGGAGAAAGACGGCTGGGACAGAATAG